The following coding sequences lie in one Paroedura picta isolate Pp20150507F chromosome 10, Ppicta_v3.0, whole genome shotgun sequence genomic window:
- the NEIL3 gene encoding endonuclease 8-like 3 isoform X1 — protein MVEGPGCTLDGQRLRARVALGQVVKSVRGTALRAAAVSFATSSAAGNKISCQDVLSVLNGCVYSGVQTLGKELFMYFGEQALRIHFGMNGSLHINSDASRNKNGASAVLEIQLTADLVCFRDATVELRDTAESECKIRMMEDLDVCSPKFSFLRAESEIKKQKDRLLCDVLLDQAVLPGVGNIIKNEALFDSGLHPGVRASQLTDEQTHHLVKMIRDFTLLFYKCRKTGLALYKHYKVYKRSNCVQCREKITVCRLGENRRMTYFCPQCQNGKPQLVDPGKLPRRNSLIGWAYSGGSCSNEQVAQKSEEEWACRRCTLINKPSVKICDVCLTPRPEVRKTPNDEVVTDLVKYHCNNFTKPRAEIKINRKTVFGTTTLVMTDFALLNQNRSESLTPVGSSLHGSLRNYCNDTDHYAVSTPIPFPHRYNSLKPVEKKQKIDYSSLSVGTITGNLTSRAPPVNMTDGSRTLNAGSPHCSKHHRVCILRVVRKDGENKGRQFYTCPLPRETRCDYFEWADLHFPFCNHGKRCIMRTVLKIGPNNGKNFFVCPLGKDKQCDFFQWAENGPGMKIIPGC, from the exons GCAGCTGGAAATAAGATTTCTTGTCAAGATGTCTTGAGTGTGCTTAATGGATGTGTCTACAGTGGCGTGCAAACCCTGGGGAAAGAGCTTTTCATGTACTTTGGAGAGCAAGCTTTGCG GATCCACTTTGGCATGAATGGCTCTCTACATATCAATTCAGATGCAAGTCGAAACAAAAATGGAGCATCAGCTGTCTTGGAAATACAACTCACTGCTGACCTGGTTTGTTTCCGTGATGCAACTGTGGAACTTAG GGATACTGCTGAAAGTGAATGTAAAATTAGGATGATGGAAGACTTAGATGTATGCTCTCCAAAATTTAGTTTCTTGAGAGCAGAAAGTGAGATAAAGAAGCAGAAGGACCGTCTGTTATGTGATGTGTTGCTTGATCAGGCAGTCCTACCTGGAGTTGGAAACATAATAAAGAATGAAGCTCTATTTGACAGTGGTCTCCATCCAGGTGTTAGA GCTTCTCAGTTAACAGACGAGCAGACACATCATTTGGTGAAAATGATTCGGGATTTCACTCTCCTCTTCTACAAG TGTCGTAAGACAGGATTGGCCTTATACAAGCATTACAAGGTATACAAGCGGTCCAACTGTGTTCAGTGCAGGGAAAAGATTACAGTGTGCCGTTTAGGAGAGAATAGAAGGATGACATACTTCTGCCCCCAGTGTCAAAACGGCAAACCTCAGCTGGTGGATCCTGG CAAACTGCCACGGAGAAATAGTTTAATTGGCTGGGCATACAGCGGGGGGTCATGTTCTAATGAACAAGTGGCTCAGAAATCAGAAGAGGAGTGGGCTTGTAGGCGTTGTACTCTAATAAATAAGCCTTCTGTCAAAATCTGTGATGTTTGCTTGACTCCAAGGCCCGAAG tTCGGAAGACACCGAATGATGAAGTTGTAACTGACTTGGTTAAATACCACTGTAACAACTTCACAAAACCCAGAGCGGAAATTAAGATCAACAGGAAAACAGTGTTTGGTACAACAACTTTGGTTATGACAGATTTTGCTCTCTTAAACCAAAATAGAAGCGAGAGCCTAACTCCAGTTGGAAGCTCCCTGCACGGCTCTTTAAGAAATTATTGCAACGACACCGACCACTATGCAGTAAGCACACCGATACCCTTTCCCCATCGATACAATTCTTTAAAGCCAgtggagaagaaacagaagattGATTACTCATCTTTATCTGTTGGGACTATCACTGGGAATTTAACGAGCAG AGCACCTCCAGTTAATATGACAGATGGGTCCCGGACATTAAATGCTGGTAGCCCTCACTGCAGTAAACACCACCGTGTCTGCATTCTCCGTGTGGTGAGGAAGGACGGAGAAAACAAGGGCAGGCAATTTTACACTTGTCCGTTACCTAGAGAGACTCGGTGTGACTATTTTGAA TGGGCAGACCTGCATTTTCCTTTCTGCAATCATGGGAAGCGCTGCATTATGAGGACAGTGTTGAAGATTGGCCCTAATAACGGAAAGAATTTCTTTGTGTGCCCTCTTGGGAAGGATAAACAGTGTGACTTCTTTCAGTGGGCAGAAAATGGTCCAGGAATGAAGATTATCCCAGGATGCTGA
- the NEIL3 gene encoding endonuclease 8-like 3 isoform X2 — protein sequence MNGSLHINSDASRNKNGASAVLEIQLTADLVCFRDATVELRDTAESECKIRMMEDLDVCSPKFSFLRAESEIKKQKDRLLCDVLLDQAVLPGVGNIIKNEALFDSGLHPGVRASQLTDEQTHHLVKMIRDFTLLFYKCRKTGLALYKHYKVYKRSNCVQCREKITVCRLGENRRMTYFCPQCQNGKPQLVDPGKLPRRNSLIGWAYSGGSCSNEQVAQKSEEEWACRRCTLINKPSVKICDVCLTPRPEVRKTPNDEVVTDLVKYHCNNFTKPRAEIKINRKTVFGTTTLVMTDFALLNQNRSESLTPVGSSLHGSLRNYCNDTDHYAVSTPIPFPHRYNSLKPVEKKQKIDYSSLSVGTITGNLTSRAPPVNMTDGSRTLNAGSPHCSKHHRVCILRVVRKDGENKGRQFYTCPLPRETRCDYFEWADLHFPFCNHGKRCIMRTVLKIGPNNGKNFFVCPLGKDKQCDFFQWAENGPGMKIIPGC from the exons ATGAATGGCTCTCTACATATCAATTCAGATGCAAGTCGAAACAAAAATGGAGCATCAGCTGTCTTGGAAATACAACTCACTGCTGACCTGGTTTGTTTCCGTGATGCAACTGTGGAACTTAG GGATACTGCTGAAAGTGAATGTAAAATTAGGATGATGGAAGACTTAGATGTATGCTCTCCAAAATTTAGTTTCTTGAGAGCAGAAAGTGAGATAAAGAAGCAGAAGGACCGTCTGTTATGTGATGTGTTGCTTGATCAGGCAGTCCTACCTGGAGTTGGAAACATAATAAAGAATGAAGCTCTATTTGACAGTGGTCTCCATCCAGGTGTTAGA GCTTCTCAGTTAACAGACGAGCAGACACATCATTTGGTGAAAATGATTCGGGATTTCACTCTCCTCTTCTACAAG TGTCGTAAGACAGGATTGGCCTTATACAAGCATTACAAGGTATACAAGCGGTCCAACTGTGTTCAGTGCAGGGAAAAGATTACAGTGTGCCGTTTAGGAGAGAATAGAAGGATGACATACTTCTGCCCCCAGTGTCAAAACGGCAAACCTCAGCTGGTGGATCCTGG CAAACTGCCACGGAGAAATAGTTTAATTGGCTGGGCATACAGCGGGGGGTCATGTTCTAATGAACAAGTGGCTCAGAAATCAGAAGAGGAGTGGGCTTGTAGGCGTTGTACTCTAATAAATAAGCCTTCTGTCAAAATCTGTGATGTTTGCTTGACTCCAAGGCCCGAAG tTCGGAAGACACCGAATGATGAAGTTGTAACTGACTTGGTTAAATACCACTGTAACAACTTCACAAAACCCAGAGCGGAAATTAAGATCAACAGGAAAACAGTGTTTGGTACAACAACTTTGGTTATGACAGATTTTGCTCTCTTAAACCAAAATAGAAGCGAGAGCCTAACTCCAGTTGGAAGCTCCCTGCACGGCTCTTTAAGAAATTATTGCAACGACACCGACCACTATGCAGTAAGCACACCGATACCCTTTCCCCATCGATACAATTCTTTAAAGCCAgtggagaagaaacagaagattGATTACTCATCTTTATCTGTTGGGACTATCACTGGGAATTTAACGAGCAG AGCACCTCCAGTTAATATGACAGATGGGTCCCGGACATTAAATGCTGGTAGCCCTCACTGCAGTAAACACCACCGTGTCTGCATTCTCCGTGTGGTGAGGAAGGACGGAGAAAACAAGGGCAGGCAATTTTACACTTGTCCGTTACCTAGAGAGACTCGGTGTGACTATTTTGAA TGGGCAGACCTGCATTTTCCTTTCTGCAATCATGGGAAGCGCTGCATTATGAGGACAGTGTTGAAGATTGGCCCTAATAACGGAAAGAATTTCTTTGTGTGCCCTCTTGGGAAGGATAAACAGTGTGACTTCTTTCAGTGGGCAGAAAATGGTCCAGGAATGAAGATTATCCCAGGATGCTGA
- the NEIL3 gene encoding endonuclease 8-like 3 isoform X3 — protein sequence MVEGPGCTLDGQRLRARVALGQVVKSVRGTALRAAAVSFATSSAAGNKISCQDVLSVLNGCVYSGVQTLGKELFMYFGEQALRIHFGMNGSLHINSDASRNKNGASAVLEIQLTADLVCFRDATVELRDTAESECKIRMMEDLDVCSPKFSFLRAESEIKKQKDRLLCDVLLDQAVLPGVGNIIKNEALFDSGLHPGVRASQLTDEQTHHLVKMIRDFTLLFYKCRKTGLALYKHYKVYKRSNCVQCREKITVCRLGENRRMTYFCPQCQNGKPQLVDPGKLPRRNSLIGWAYSGGSCSNEQVAQKSEEEWACRRCTLINKPSVKICDVCLTPRPEVRKTPNDEVVTDLVKYHCNNFTKPRAEIKINRKTVFGTTTLVMTDFALLNQNRSESLTPVGSSLHGSLRNYCNDTDHYAWADLHFPFCNHGKRCIMRTVLKIGPNNGKNFFVCPLGKDKQCDFFQWAENGPGMKIIPGC from the exons GCAGCTGGAAATAAGATTTCTTGTCAAGATGTCTTGAGTGTGCTTAATGGATGTGTCTACAGTGGCGTGCAAACCCTGGGGAAAGAGCTTTTCATGTACTTTGGAGAGCAAGCTTTGCG GATCCACTTTGGCATGAATGGCTCTCTACATATCAATTCAGATGCAAGTCGAAACAAAAATGGAGCATCAGCTGTCTTGGAAATACAACTCACTGCTGACCTGGTTTGTTTCCGTGATGCAACTGTGGAACTTAG GGATACTGCTGAAAGTGAATGTAAAATTAGGATGATGGAAGACTTAGATGTATGCTCTCCAAAATTTAGTTTCTTGAGAGCAGAAAGTGAGATAAAGAAGCAGAAGGACCGTCTGTTATGTGATGTGTTGCTTGATCAGGCAGTCCTACCTGGAGTTGGAAACATAATAAAGAATGAAGCTCTATTTGACAGTGGTCTCCATCCAGGTGTTAGA GCTTCTCAGTTAACAGACGAGCAGACACATCATTTGGTGAAAATGATTCGGGATTTCACTCTCCTCTTCTACAAG TGTCGTAAGACAGGATTGGCCTTATACAAGCATTACAAGGTATACAAGCGGTCCAACTGTGTTCAGTGCAGGGAAAAGATTACAGTGTGCCGTTTAGGAGAGAATAGAAGGATGACATACTTCTGCCCCCAGTGTCAAAACGGCAAACCTCAGCTGGTGGATCCTGG CAAACTGCCACGGAGAAATAGTTTAATTGGCTGGGCATACAGCGGGGGGTCATGTTCTAATGAACAAGTGGCTCAGAAATCAGAAGAGGAGTGGGCTTGTAGGCGTTGTACTCTAATAAATAAGCCTTCTGTCAAAATCTGTGATGTTTGCTTGACTCCAAGGCCCGAAG tTCGGAAGACACCGAATGATGAAGTTGTAACTGACTTGGTTAAATACCACTGTAACAACTTCACAAAACCCAGAGCGGAAATTAAGATCAACAGGAAAACAGTGTTTGGTACAACAACTTTGGTTATGACAGATTTTGCTCTCTTAAACCAAAATAGAAGCGAGAGCCTAACTCCAGTTGGAAGCTCCCTGCACGGCTCTTTAAGAAATTATTGCAACGACACCGACCACTATGCA TGGGCAGACCTGCATTTTCCTTTCTGCAATCATGGGAAGCGCTGCATTATGAGGACAGTGTTGAAGATTGGCCCTAATAACGGAAAGAATTTCTTTGTGTGCCCTCTTGGGAAGGATAAACAGTGTGACTTCTTTCAGTGGGCAGAAAATGGTCCAGGAATGAAGATTATCCCAGGATGCTGA
- the NEIL3 gene encoding endonuclease 8-like 3 isoform X4, producing MVEGPGCTLDGQRLRARVALGQVVKSVRGTALRAAAVSFATSSAAGNKISCQDVLSVLNGCVYSGVQTLGKELFMYFGEQALRIHFGMNGSLHINSDASRNKNGASAVLEIQLTADLVCFRDATVELRDTAESECKIRMMEDLDVCSPKFSFLRAESEIKKQKDRLLCDVLLDQAVLPGVGNIIKNEALFDSGLHPGVRASQLTDEQTHHLVKMIRDFTLLFYKCRKTGLALYKHYKVYKRSNCVQCREKITVCRLGENRRMTYFCPQCQNGKPQLVDPGKLPRRNSLIGWAYSGGSCSNEQVAQKSEEEWACRRCTLINKPSVKICDVCLTPRPEVRKTPNDEVVTDLVKYHCNNFTKPRAEIKINRKTVFGTTTLVMTDFALLNQNRSESLTPVGSSLHGSLRNYCNDTDHYAVSTPIPFPHRYNSLKPVEKKQKIDYSSLSVGTITGNLTSSGQTCIFLSAIMGSAAL from the exons GCAGCTGGAAATAAGATTTCTTGTCAAGATGTCTTGAGTGTGCTTAATGGATGTGTCTACAGTGGCGTGCAAACCCTGGGGAAAGAGCTTTTCATGTACTTTGGAGAGCAAGCTTTGCG GATCCACTTTGGCATGAATGGCTCTCTACATATCAATTCAGATGCAAGTCGAAACAAAAATGGAGCATCAGCTGTCTTGGAAATACAACTCACTGCTGACCTGGTTTGTTTCCGTGATGCAACTGTGGAACTTAG GGATACTGCTGAAAGTGAATGTAAAATTAGGATGATGGAAGACTTAGATGTATGCTCTCCAAAATTTAGTTTCTTGAGAGCAGAAAGTGAGATAAAGAAGCAGAAGGACCGTCTGTTATGTGATGTGTTGCTTGATCAGGCAGTCCTACCTGGAGTTGGAAACATAATAAAGAATGAAGCTCTATTTGACAGTGGTCTCCATCCAGGTGTTAGA GCTTCTCAGTTAACAGACGAGCAGACACATCATTTGGTGAAAATGATTCGGGATTTCACTCTCCTCTTCTACAAG TGTCGTAAGACAGGATTGGCCTTATACAAGCATTACAAGGTATACAAGCGGTCCAACTGTGTTCAGTGCAGGGAAAAGATTACAGTGTGCCGTTTAGGAGAGAATAGAAGGATGACATACTTCTGCCCCCAGTGTCAAAACGGCAAACCTCAGCTGGTGGATCCTGG CAAACTGCCACGGAGAAATAGTTTAATTGGCTGGGCATACAGCGGGGGGTCATGTTCTAATGAACAAGTGGCTCAGAAATCAGAAGAGGAGTGGGCTTGTAGGCGTTGTACTCTAATAAATAAGCCTTCTGTCAAAATCTGTGATGTTTGCTTGACTCCAAGGCCCGAAG tTCGGAAGACACCGAATGATGAAGTTGTAACTGACTTGGTTAAATACCACTGTAACAACTTCACAAAACCCAGAGCGGAAATTAAGATCAACAGGAAAACAGTGTTTGGTACAACAACTTTGGTTATGACAGATTTTGCTCTCTTAAACCAAAATAGAAGCGAGAGCCTAACTCCAGTTGGAAGCTCCCTGCACGGCTCTTTAAGAAATTATTGCAACGACACCGACCACTATGCAGTAAGCACACCGATACCCTTTCCCCATCGATACAATTCTTTAAAGCCAgtggagaagaaacagaagattGATTACTCATCTTTATCTGTTGGGACTATCACTGGGAATTTAACGAGCAG TGGGCAGACCTGCATTTTCCTTTCTGCAATCATGGGAAGCGCTGCATTATGA